One window of Tenacibaculum maritimum NCIMB 2154 genomic DNA carries:
- a CDS encoding IS1182 family transposase yields MQGKKIYQEKLFHNFQLSDRVPKTNFYRRLAAVLNLDYLYSSTKKYYGTSGQKSIDPVVFFKLCLVGYLENIISDRKLISHCSMRLDILYFIGYDLDEELPWHSTISRTRQLFPASIFESVFTQVFSMCVDKGMVSGHTQAIDSAPVKANASMDSLELKVPEQDLESHIAAIRHISIADQPNFRKAKINKASGFEKTITANKSALQAIKSRNKKWANEQNYRVGAGNKNSKYTSNKTHYSPTDPDALISVKPGKARKLNYLSQLTVDSANHVITDISAYHACGKDNQQLQDITKRVQQRLWRNGLLWQNCVADTGYSSGENYAFLEQHQLISYIPPHGTYKGCPDGFTYEKQKDHFTCSRGIIIPFKKVFLDHRTKTKKKEYRASKKVCLDCPLRKQCLKKSQEKRITITYYREEYERNNSRIKSPLGRKMKATRQSTVEPVFGTLTQFMGLRKINTIGLIQANKVMHMAAIAYNLKKYLNFIAKKVKSDHRVSFLILFNTNVFKNKQRLVLSSFYFSF; encoded by the coding sequence ATGCAAGGCAAGAAAATCTACCAAGAGAAATTATTTCACAACTTTCAATTAAGTGACCGAGTACCTAAAACAAACTTTTATAGGCGCTTAGCAGCAGTTTTAAATTTAGATTATTTGTATTCATCTACCAAAAAGTATTATGGTACAAGCGGTCAAAAAAGTATTGATCCAGTTGTTTTTTTCAAACTTTGTTTAGTGGGCTATTTAGAGAATATTATTAGTGATCGCAAGTTAATATCTCATTGTAGCATGCGCTTAGATATTTTATACTTTATAGGTTATGATCTCGATGAAGAATTACCATGGCATTCTACGATCAGTCGTACGCGACAATTATTTCCAGCATCGATATTTGAATCCGTTTTTACACAGGTATTTTCCATGTGTGTAGATAAAGGTATGGTAAGCGGTCATACCCAAGCAATCGATTCTGCTCCTGTAAAAGCAAATGCTTCTATGGATAGTTTAGAATTAAAAGTACCAGAACAGGATCTAGAGTCACATATTGCGGCTATAAGACATATAAGCATAGCAGATCAACCCAATTTTAGAAAAGCCAAAATCAACAAGGCTTCTGGCTTTGAGAAAACGATCACCGCTAACAAATCAGCATTACAAGCCATAAAATCTCGCAATAAAAAGTGGGCTAACGAACAAAATTACAGGGTTGGTGCAGGAAATAAGAACAGTAAATATACTAGCAACAAAACCCATTACAGTCCCACAGATCCAGATGCCCTTATAAGTGTAAAGCCAGGTAAGGCAAGAAAATTAAATTATCTGAGTCAGTTAACGGTAGATAGCGCTAATCATGTAATTACAGATATAAGCGCTTATCACGCTTGCGGGAAAGACAACCAACAACTACAAGATATTACCAAACGAGTACAACAGCGTTTATGGAGAAATGGTTTGCTATGGCAAAACTGTGTGGCCGATACCGGCTATAGTAGTGGGGAGAATTATGCTTTTTTAGAACAGCATCAACTCATTAGTTATATTCCTCCTCATGGAACTTACAAAGGTTGCCCTGATGGCTTTACCTATGAGAAGCAAAAGGATCACTTTACTTGTTCCAGAGGGATTATTATTCCTTTTAAAAAAGTGTTTTTAGATCACCGAACAAAAACCAAGAAAAAGGAATACAGGGCTAGTAAAAAAGTATGTTTAGATTGTCCATTAAGAAAACAATGTTTAAAAAAATCACAGGAAAAACGGATCACCATTACTTATTATAGAGAGGAATATGAGCGTAATAACAGCAGGATAAAAAGTCCACTAGGACGAAAAATGAAAGCCACAAGACAAAGTACTGTAGAGCCTGTTTTTGGGACACTAACCCAGTTCATGGGGTTACGAAAAATAAATACTATTGGTTTAATACAAGCAAATAAGGTAATGCATATGGCTGCCATCGCTTATAACCTAAAGAAGTACCTAAATTTTATAGCAAAAAAGGTAAAAAGTGACCATAGAGTATCATTTTTGATTTTATTCAATACAAACGTCTTTAAAAACAAACAGCGGTTGGTTTTGAGCTCATTCTATTTTAGTTTTTGA
- a CDS encoding DUF3784 domain-containing protein, giving the protein MIGVAFLFIIFGILIKYGKIYWLIAGYNTIPKEQKDKYNIGGIANVFRNVMFGMAFIIFSGYLIAKWKDNSNIQNYAFGISILIGIPYLLLESNSKKYKKIKKKQIELLNKIRTNNNKNDTTTRAISTCYFPTTYENPRGFSILSFFLENLCLNSRKN; this is encoded by the coding sequence ATGATTGGAGTCGCATTTCTTTTTATAATTTTCGGAATTTTAATAAAATACGGGAAAATCTATTGGCTGATTGCTGGATATAATACGATCCCAAAAGAACAAAAAGATAAATACAATATTGGAGGAATAGCGAATGTGTTTCGTAACGTGATGTTTGGAATGGCTTTTATTATTTTTTCTGGATATTTGATTGCTAAATGGAAGGATAATTCGAATATTCAAAATTATGCTTTTGGGATTTCAATACTTATTGGAATACCATACCTATTGCTTGAATCTAATTCTAAAAAGTATAAAAAAATCAAGAAAAAACAGATTGAATTACTAAATAAAATTAGAACCAATAATAATAAAAACGACACCACAACAAGGGCTATAAGTACTTGCTACTTCCCCACTACTTATGAAAATCCTCGCGGATTTTCAATCCTAAGTTTTTTCTTAGAAAATTTATGCCTAAATTCACGCAAAAACTAA
- a CDS encoding super-infection exclusion protein B, protein MEKYLKAIFDLTKLPTKFFFLLSVVSGFILFVDQSFLNEKLFLDNAKEKYGWILGIVFILSTGLVLVNFVIWIFKSIQRKILLKKWKKKFTERVKNLDRFEKSILREFILIGQKSIDMPIDNSSVSGLLDKGILVMNRQFGNSSIMHGMKTSLSINESVMEILELKDIDLSDPPTEKEIEFAKNNRPEWTNKWY, encoded by the coding sequence TTGGAAAAGTATTTAAAAGCCATATTTGATTTAACAAAACTACCGACAAAATTTTTCTTTCTTTTATCGGTGGTTTCAGGATTTATACTATTTGTTGACCAGAGTTTTTTGAATGAAAAACTCTTTCTTGATAATGCAAAAGAAAAATATGGATGGATTTTAGGAATTGTTTTCATCCTTTCAACTGGACTTGTTTTAGTAAATTTTGTGATTTGGATTTTCAAATCAATTCAACGGAAAATTTTACTAAAAAAATGGAAAAAGAAATTTACAGAAAGAGTAAAAAACTTGGATAGGTTTGAGAAATCCATACTAAGAGAATTCATCTTAATCGGACAAAAATCAATTGATATGCCTATAGACAATTCTTCTGTTTCAGGGTTATTAGACAAAGGTATTTTAGTAATGAACAGACAATTTGGTAACAGCTCAATTATGCACGGAATGAAAACATCATTGAGTATTAACGAATCTGTAATGGAAATACTTGAACTTAAAGACATTGATTTAAGTGACCCACCAACAGAAAAAGAAATTGAATTTGCAAAAAATAATCGTCCAGAATGGACAAATAAATGGTATTAA
- a CDS encoding DUF3784 domain-containing protein yields the protein MIGVAILFIIFGILIKYGKMYWLIAGYNTIPKEQKDKYNIGEIANVFRNVMFGMAFIIFSGYLIAKWKDNSNIQNYAFGISILIGIPYLLLESNSKKYKKNQEKTD from the coding sequence ATGATTGGAGTCGCAATTCTTTTTATAATTTTCGGAATTTTAATAAAATACGGGAAAATGTATTGGCTGATCGCGGGATATAATACCATCCCGAAAGAACAAAAAGATAAATACAATATTGGAGAAATAGCGAATGTGTTTCGTAACGTGATGTTTGGAATGGCTTTTATTATTTTTTCTGGATATTTGATTGCTAAATGGAAGGATAATTCGAATATTCAAAATTATGCTTTTGGGATTTCAATACTTATTGGAATACCATACCTTCTGCTTGAATCTAATTCTAAAAAGTATAAAAAAAATCAAGAAAAAACTGATTGA
- a CDS encoding restriction endonuclease subunit S, which yields MNGFKLNTQNDNIFIINLSEIEKRLDPNPYHIERLAEIEKLQKLDCKKLKSVVIPSKSQTGSIRENDIYIGLENIKSNTGEYIKTKEKESISSANIFKSGQILFPKLRPYLNKVFLAEFDGICSTEFHVFNAKNINAEYLAIYLRSSFVVNQTKHLMTGNTLPRLQTDDINNIPVPIISDELQQQIVNLYNEEFEKKQQKEKEAKDLLASIDGYLLDELCIELPEKDNSLENRIFTASISEISGGRFDPKLYDNFTSALRLSIKENKYKSDNLRLKDLLTQSFAGSWGEDELKFSEDENYKKCLVIRATEFDNKYNLDVDNSRVKYRLIPRKKLQTLDIQTNDLLIEKSGGSPDQPVGRISIVTEEMINNHSLCYSNFIHKIRIDTDICNPIYLFNYLKTVHNIKLTDAMQSQTNGIRNLIMSNYFNQTIPIPPKEKQTEIASHITDLRNQAKQLELDADQIMTEAKAEVENIILG from the coding sequence ATGAATGGATTTAAACTAAATACGCAAAATGATAATATTTTTATTATCAATCTTTCTGAAATTGAAAAGAGATTGGACCCTAATCCTTACCATATAGAAAGATTAGCTGAAATTGAAAAACTTCAGAAATTAGATTGTAAAAAATTAAAATCTGTTGTTATTCCTTCAAAATCTCAAACAGGCTCAATTAGAGAAAATGACATCTACATTGGATTAGAAAATATAAAAAGTAATACAGGCGAATACATAAAAACAAAAGAAAAAGAATCTATAAGCTCTGCAAACATTTTTAAGAGTGGACAAATACTATTTCCAAAATTACGTCCATATTTAAACAAAGTGTTTCTAGCAGAATTTGATGGTATTTGCTCTACTGAATTTCACGTTTTTAATGCTAAGAATATCAATGCTGAATATCTAGCAATATATTTACGTTCGTCTTTTGTAGTAAACCAGACAAAGCATTTAATGACTGGTAATACATTACCTAGATTACAGACTGACGATATAAATAACATTCCTGTTCCCATAATTTCGGATGAGCTTCAACAGCAAATAGTTAATTTATATAATGAAGAGTTTGAGAAAAAACAACAAAAAGAAAAGGAAGCTAAAGACTTACTAGCAAGTATTGATGGTTATTTATTAGATGAATTATGTATTGAATTACCAGAAAAAGACAATTCACTTGAAAATAGGATTTTTACTGCTTCAATAAGCGAAATTAGTGGTGGTCGTTTTGACCCTAAACTTTATGACAACTTTACAAGTGCATTAAGGTTATCAATTAAAGAAAACAAATACAAATCAGATAACTTAAGACTTAAAGACTTATTGACACAAAGTTTTGCAGGTAGTTGGGGTGAAGATGAACTAAAATTCTCTGAAGATGAAAATTATAAAAAATGTCTTGTAATTCGAGCAACTGAATTTGATAATAAATATAATCTAGATGTAGATAATTCCAGAGTAAAATATAGGTTAATCCCAAGGAAGAAATTACAAACTTTAGATATTCAGACTAACGATTTATTAATTGAAAAATCGGGAGGTAGTCCAGACCAGCCCGTTGGTAGAATTTCAATAGTCACCGAAGAGATGATAAATAATCATTCTCTTTGTTATAGTAATTTTATTCATAAAATTAGAATTGACACAGATATTTGTAATCCGATTTATCTCTTCAACTATCTTAAAACTGTTCATAATATTAAATTGACAGATGCGATGCAAAGTCAAACGAATGGAATTAGAAACTTGATAATGTCAAATTATTTTAACCAAACTATTCCGATTCCGCCAAAAGAAAAACAAACTGAAATTGCAAGTCATATTACAGACTTAAGAAATCAAGCAAAACAATTAGAATTAGATGCTGACCAAATAATGACAGAAGCAAAAGCCGAAGTTGAAAATATAATTTTAGGATAA
- a CDS encoding restriction endonuclease subunit M codes for MDLIEQGIEKGLIRFDEDRKNIYYIHQDDKRRNYNNPEEKVQAEAYLKLVLNYGYSTERIVQFKSVTMGASVKEVDIVVYNDDECTQPHIVVECKKEDVSELEFEQAIKQGASYAYALSGTVKYLWVTSKIKNESFLIDKESDERQTIPDIPRYGITEIQKYKYAKGGRIGSEEATDEIKKKFFELEEISEEDLTKAFKSAHNSLWAGGELNPSEAFDELDKLIFCKIWDERKDRRNGDPYDFQVFSEPIPKNASKEQKLKIEEKITNDLYKRVVDLYAIGKKEDPEVFKDNIRLSAPKVKTVVSYLESINLGDTDLDSKGRAFEVFMGSYFRGDFGQYFTPRPIVKFIVNSLSINNKSKVLDTSCGSGGFLLYALDKVRKQADKMAEEGYFDKNTPAGHAKWHKHWHDFASTNLFGIEINEQIARTAKMNMIIHDDGHTNVISSDGLVRADVIQENTDNKGFEYGTFDYIITNPPFGSSVKQTEKAYLNQYNLGNKDVSWLDTKNSAVKGRANQSTEVLFIEQCHNFLAENGFLAVVIPDGILTNSSLQYVRDNIEEWYKIIAVVSMPQTAFAHTGAGVKSSVLFLRKWPKAITEKYQTLKADLQTQIKTENKYLAEVARIEKEKKATIKNHTGFENTTGVEDKKLLEKTELFLSWKKETGEGFNQQINDLKEDLADKYLSLKQEKLDDYPILMAIAEDIGYDATGKETGNNELEVIESELKRFIAETNKN; via the coding sequence ATGGACTTGATTGAACAAGGAATAGAAAAAGGACTTATCAGGTTTGATGAGGATAGAAAAAACATTTACTACATACACCAAGACGACAAGCGTAGAAATTACAACAATCCCGAAGAAAAAGTACAAGCAGAAGCATACTTAAAACTCGTTTTAAACTACGGTTATTCTACTGAAAGAATAGTGCAATTTAAATCTGTAACAATGGGAGCTTCTGTAAAAGAAGTAGATATTGTAGTTTACAATGATGATGAATGTACACAACCACACATTGTTGTTGAATGTAAGAAAGAAGATGTTTCTGAATTAGAATTTGAACAAGCTATTAAACAAGGTGCAAGCTACGCATATGCACTATCTGGAACCGTAAAATATCTTTGGGTAACTTCTAAAATTAAAAACGAATCGTTTCTAATTGATAAAGAAAGTGATGAAAGACAAACTATTCCAGATATCCCAAGATATGGAATTACAGAAATACAAAAATACAAATACGCTAAAGGCGGTAGAATTGGAAGTGAAGAAGCAACTGACGAGATAAAGAAAAAGTTTTTTGAACTAGAAGAAATTAGCGAAGAAGATTTAACAAAAGCATTTAAATCTGCTCACAATTCACTTTGGGCTGGTGGAGAGTTAAATCCCTCAGAAGCATTCGATGAATTAGATAAATTAATTTTCTGCAAAATATGGGATGAACGAAAAGACAGAAGAAACGGAGACCCTTACGACTTTCAAGTTTTTAGTGAACCTATTCCAAAAAACGCAAGTAAAGAGCAAAAACTAAAAATTGAAGAAAAAATAACCAATGATTTATATAAACGTGTAGTTGATTTATACGCAATTGGTAAAAAAGAAGACCCAGAAGTTTTTAAAGACAATATTCGATTATCTGCACCAAAAGTAAAAACCGTAGTTTCTTATTTGGAATCTATAAATTTAGGCGATACAGATTTAGATAGTAAAGGTCGTGCATTTGAAGTTTTTATGGGTAGTTACTTCAGAGGGGATTTTGGGCAATATTTTACACCAAGACCTATTGTGAAATTCATAGTAAATTCTTTGTCAATAAATAACAAATCCAAAGTTTTAGACACTTCTTGTGGTAGTGGCGGTTTCTTACTATACGCTTTAGACAAAGTAAGAAAACAAGCCGATAAAATGGCAGAAGAAGGCTATTTTGATAAAAACACACCTGCTGGACACGCAAAATGGCACAAACATTGGCACGATTTCGCTTCAACAAACCTTTTTGGAATTGAAATAAATGAACAAATTGCTAGAACTGCCAAAATGAATATGATTATTCACGATGACGGTCATACAAATGTAATTTCCTCAGATGGTTTGGTACGTGCAGATGTTATACAAGAAAACACCGACAATAAAGGTTTTGAATACGGTACTTTCGATTATATAATTACCAATCCACCATTTGGTAGTTCGGTAAAACAAACCGAAAAAGCATATTTAAACCAATACAACCTAGGGAACAAAGATGTAAGTTGGTTGGATACAAAAAACTCAGCAGTTAAAGGTCGTGCCAATCAAAGTACAGAAGTTTTATTTATTGAACAATGTCATAATTTTTTAGCAGAAAACGGTTTTTTAGCGGTTGTAATTCCTGATGGAATTTTAACCAACAGTAGTTTACAATATGTACGAGATAATATTGAAGAATGGTATAAAATAATTGCAGTTGTATCTATGCCACAAACTGCTTTTGCACATACTGGTGCAGGTGTAAAAAGTTCCGTATTGTTTTTGCGTAAATGGCCAAAAGCAATTACTGAAAAATATCAAACACTAAAAGCAGATTTACAAACTCAGATTAAAACAGAGAACAAGTATTTGGCAGAAGTTGCACGAATAGAAAAAGAAAAGAAAGCAACTATAAAAAACCATACTGGTTTTGAGAACACAACTGGAGTTGAGGATAAAAAACTGCTAGAAAAAACCGAATTATTTTTGTCTTGGAAAAAAGAAACTGGGGAAGGTTTTAACCAACAGATTAATGATTTGAAAGAAGATTTGGCGGATAAGTACTTATCTTTAAAACAAGAAAAGCTAGACGATTACCCAATACTTATGGCAATTGCAGAGGATATTGGCTATGATGCAACTGGGAAAGAAACTGGAAACAACGAATTAGAAGTCATTGAGTCGGAACTTAAACGATTTATAGCAGAAACTAATAAAAACTAA
- a CDS encoding helix-turn-helix domain-containing protein, translated as MNRIKEVLEQKGIKQIWLAEKLGKSYNMVHSYAQNKRQPRLEVLMDIANILDVDVKELIISNKEN; from the coding sequence ATGAACCGAATAAAAGAGGTTTTAGAACAAAAAGGAATAAAACAAATCTGGTTGGCTGAAAAATTGGGAAAGAGTTACAATATGGTTCACTCTTACGCTCAAAACAAAAGACAACCTAGATTAGAAGTTCTAATGGACATTGCTAATATTTTAGATGTGGACGTGAAAGAATTGATAATCTCAAATAAAGAAAACTAA
- a CDS encoding SymE family type I addiction module toxin, with product MSQFRKLKIYQKHQPREWKYIAVPEIRLEGKWLKELGFEIGKEIEIKQQKNKLTITLTDKKEEK from the coding sequence ATGAGCCAATTTAGAAAGCTAAAAATATATCAAAAACACCAACCTCGGGAATGGAAATATATTGCTGTTCCAGAAATTCGACTTGAGGGAAAATGGTTGAAAGAACTCGGATTTGAAATCGGAAAAGAAATTGAAATTAAACAGCAAAAAAATAAACTGACTATTACGCTGACCGACAAAAAGGAAGAAAAGTAA
- a CDS encoding helix-turn-helix domain-containing protein yields the protein MNTKESKYFQKLGAKIKRLREEKEIDQKSFAFDCDIGRTQLYMIEKGRTNPRLLTLIKIADGLEISIDELLKL from the coding sequence GTGAACACTAAAGAATCAAAATATTTCCAAAAGTTAGGTGCTAAAATCAAGCGATTAAGAGAAGAAAAAGAGATTGACCAAAAGTCATTTGCTTTTGATTGTGATATTGGTAGAACTCAACTTTATATGATTGAAAAAGGTAGAACAAATCCTCGCTTACTTACTTTAATAAAAATTGCAGATGGATTAGAAATTTCAATTGATGAGTTACTTAAACTGTAA
- a CDS encoding restriction endonuclease has product MKDWEKYEIQIFEKLDELFPNSDIKKDQRIIGRYSERSRQIDILVKSQSIGRELLIVIDCKKFSKKIDIKTVESFIGFSEDVGAHIGIMITNVGYTKSAEKRAKNHHKDIQLDVVKFIDFEDYEFSFDICSLCDKDDGISRGIIKWDNPLPVVENGKVTLINLGSCSYCSESYVKCQGCGQMIHLGVDIEETECLCEYTYGIESEYVGNGLTEERLRIRNKNDKPPEFIDPNQTNLFE; this is encoded by the coding sequence ATGAAAGATTGGGAAAAATACGAAATACAGATATTTGAAAAATTAGATGAATTATTCCCAAATTCAGATATTAAAAAAGACCAAAGAATTATTGGTCGCTATTCGGAACGAAGTCGGCAAATAGATATTTTAGTTAAGTCACAATCAATAGGTCGGGAATTACTAATAGTAATTGACTGCAAAAAATTTAGTAAAAAAATAGACATTAAAACCGTAGAGTCTTTCATTGGATTTTCAGAAGATGTTGGAGCACATATTGGTATAATGATTACTAATGTGGGTTATACGAAAAGTGCTGAAAAAAGAGCTAAAAATCACCACAAGGATATTCAATTAGATGTAGTTAAATTCATTGATTTCGAGGATTACGAATTTTCGTTTGATATTTGTTCTTTATGTGACAAAGATGATGGAATTTCGAGAGGAATTATAAAATGGGACAACCCATTACCCGTAGTTGAAAACGGAAAAGTAACGTTAATCAATTTAGGTAGTTGCTCCTATTGTTCAGAATCATACGTTAAATGTCAAGGATGCGGTCAAATGATTCATTTAGGAGTAGATATTGAGGAAACTGAATGTTTGTGTGAGTATACTTATGGAATTGAATCAGAATATGTTGGAAACGGATTAACAGAAGAACGTCTTAGAATTAGAAATAAAAATGATAAGCCACCTGAATTTATTGACCCAAATCAGACTAATTTATTCGAATAA
- a CDS encoding tyrosine-type recombinase/integrase — protein sequence MKKVKLSSFLHRNREQIAISFGYDDEVRIHIKKLPNVKWSQTHKTFYIPLTSKNKQELFLHLRAKNWFVDYDQLKINKKHKVDIINSIKLPVLTVHQRLDLEKFKKWLQQKRLSQNTVNTYAEVTTFFIRYCLLKNTTDYSVRLIESFNYDFIVREKKSISYQNQCINGIKKYLEYKGIEIDTLNLQRPKKEKRLPMVLSLEEVKQLLDATHNLKHKTLLSLIYSAGLRTGEAINLKISDIDSKRMLIHIKGAKGKKDRYTLLSPSFLELLRAYYKTYKPKKYLFEGQVKEQYSSTSAQKILKNAANKIGLKKPITLHTLRHSFATHLLENGTDIRYIQELLGHNSPKTTMIYTHVTETSIRKIKNPFDNL from the coding sequence ATGAAAAAAGTTAAATTATCTTCTTTCCTACATAGAAATAGAGAGCAAATAGCCATTTCCTTTGGCTATGATGATGAAGTAAGAATACATATAAAAAAATTACCCAATGTAAAATGGAGCCAAACTCATAAAACTTTTTACATCCCTTTAACTTCAAAAAATAAACAAGAGCTATTTCTGCACTTAAGAGCAAAGAATTGGTTTGTAGATTATGACCAACTCAAAATAAATAAAAAACATAAAGTAGATATAATTAACTCTATAAAGCTTCCAGTATTAACAGTACATCAAAGATTAGATCTTGAGAAATTTAAAAAATGGCTACAACAAAAAAGGCTGAGTCAAAATACAGTTAACACTTACGCCGAAGTGACTACATTTTTTATTAGATACTGCTTGTTAAAAAATACAACAGATTATTCTGTCAGATTAATCGAATCCTTTAATTATGATTTTATTGTAAGAGAAAAGAAATCTATATCCTACCAAAACCAATGTATTAACGGAATCAAAAAGTATTTAGAATATAAGGGGATAGAAATAGACACATTAAACTTACAACGTCCGAAAAAGGAAAAACGATTACCAATGGTTCTAAGTTTAGAAGAAGTAAAACAACTCTTAGATGCTACTCATAATTTAAAGCATAAAACTTTATTGAGCTTGATCTATTCTGCTGGCCTAAGAACAGGAGAAGCTATTAATTTAAAAATCAGCGATATAGATAGTAAAAGAATGCTCATTCATATAAAAGGTGCTAAAGGTAAAAAAGATAGATACACTTTGCTTTCGCCATCTTTCTTAGAATTACTAAGAGCATATTATAAAACTTATAAACCAAAAAAATATTTATTTGAAGGGCAAGTTAAAGAGCAATATAGTAGCACGAGTGCACAAAAAATATTAAAAAATGCTGCGAATAAAATTGGATTGAAAAAACCTATCACTCTTCATACCTTAAGGCATAGTTTTGCGACACATCTATTAGAAAACGGAACAGATATTAGATATATTCAAGAACTATTAGGTCATAACAGTCCTAAGACTACAATGATTTATACTCATGTAACTGAAACAAGTATTAGAAAAATTAAAAATCCATTTGATAATTTATAA